A genomic segment from Verrucomicrobiota bacterium encodes:
- a CDS encoding circularly permuted type 2 ATP-grasp protein, which translates to MNFESYVCNCFFDEIFEAGGRVRPEAEPLVRMIDSMDEGDLRRRQEAAERALLYSGITFNVYGDKAGREKIFPFDIVPRIVRCTEWERIETGLRQRIHALNLFLDDVYHDQKIVKAGVVPEHVIRSATAFREQCVGLNPPRGIWCHITGTDLVRDGDGTIYVLEDNLRCPSGASYVLENRRIMKQTFPEVFEVSRVRPVNDYPARLLDMLQWLAPDGVASPRVVVLTPGSYNSAYFEHSFLAQQMGVQLVEGRDLVVSDGHVLMRTTDGFERVDVIYRRLDDDFLDPEVFRPDSMLGIPGIMEVYKAGRVALANAPGTGVADDKVVYAYVPKIIKFYLDEEAIIPNVPTYLCWDETDAAYVLENLDKLVVKAANESGGYGMLVGPHATEAQRIEFAKRIRANPRNYIAQPTLSLSCVPIMVERHFEGRHVDLRPYILYGREIFVLPGGLTRVALKKGSLVVNSSQGGGSKDTWVIDDR; encoded by the coding sequence ATGAATTTTGAAAGCTACGTGTGCAACTGCTTCTTCGATGAGATCTTTGAAGCCGGCGGCCGGGTTCGTCCGGAGGCAGAGCCACTTGTGCGAATGATCGATTCGATGGATGAAGGGGACCTGCGCCGGCGCCAGGAGGCGGCCGAGCGGGCCCTGCTCTATTCCGGGATCACATTTAATGTTTACGGCGACAAGGCGGGCCGGGAGAAGATCTTTCCTTTCGACATCGTGCCGCGTATCGTCCGGTGCACGGAATGGGAACGAATCGAGACGGGTTTGCGGCAACGCATCCATGCCCTGAACCTGTTTCTGGATGACGTTTACCATGACCAGAAAATCGTGAAGGCGGGGGTCGTGCCTGAGCACGTCATCCGTTCGGCCACGGCTTTCCGCGAACAGTGCGTCGGGCTGAACCCGCCGCGGGGCATCTGGTGTCACATCACCGGCACGGACCTCGTGCGGGACGGCGACGGCACCATCTACGTGCTCGAAGACAACCTGCGCTGCCCTTCCGGCGCTTCATACGTGCTTGAGAATCGCCGGATCATGAAGCAGACCTTCCCGGAGGTTTTTGAAGTCTCGCGGGTGCGGCCGGTCAACGATTATCCGGCCCGGCTGCTGGACATGCTCCAGTGGCTTGCGCCGGACGGGGTGGCTTCACCGCGGGTGGTGGTGCTGACGCCCGGCAGCTACAATTCGGCTTATTTCGAACATTCCTTTCTCGCCCAGCAAATGGGTGTGCAACTCGTCGAGGGCCGCGACCTGGTCGTTTCGGATGGTCACGTGCTCATGCGCACTACGGACGGCTTCGAACGGGTGGACGTGATTTACCGGCGGCTCGACGACGACTTCCTCGATCCCGAGGTATTCCGGCCCGACTCCATGCTCGGCATTCCCGGCATCATGGAAGTTTACAAAGCGGGCCGCGTTGCGCTGGCCAATGCGCCGGGGACCGGCGTCGCCGATGACAAGGTGGTTTATGCCTACGTGCCGAAGATCATCAAATTTTACCTCGACGAGGAAGCAATCATTCCCAACGTTCCGACCTACCTTTGCTGGGATGAAACGGATGCCGCGTATGTCCTGGAGAACCTCGACAAGCTTGTGGTAAAAGCGGCCAATGAATCCGGTGGTTATGGGATGCTCGTCGGGCCGCACGCCACCGAAGCGCAACGTATCGAATTTGCCAAACGCATCCGTGCGAACCCGCGCAACTACATCGCCCAGCCGACCCTTTCGCTCTCCTGCGTGCCGATCATGGTGGAACGCCACTTCGAAGGACGGCATGTGGACTTGCGCCCTTACATCCTTTACGGCAGAGAGATTTTCGTGCTGCCCGGCGGCCTGACGAGGGTGGCGCTTAAAAAAGGTTCGCTCGTCGTCAACTCCAGCCAAGGGGGCGGAAGCAAAGACACCTGGGTGATCGACGATAGATGA